One Methylocaldum marinum DNA window includes the following coding sequences:
- a CDS encoding GYD domain-containing protein, producing MATYVLLTTLTSEGRQTLHKNPDRIVEVNKEIEQFGCKVLTQYALLGAHDFLTIIEAPDNETAAHLAVDLGSRGSVIPITLPAMHIDDFIKKLKGPKQMGHG from the coding sequence ATGGCCACTTATGTGTTGTTGACAACCCTAACCTCGGAAGGCCGCCAAACCCTGCACAAGAATCCCGACCGCATCGTGGAAGTGAACAAGGAGATCGAGCAGTTCGGTTGCAAAGTCCTGACCCAATACGCCCTCCTGGGCGCACACGATTTCCTGACCATCATAGAAGCACCCGACAATGAAACCGCCGCCCACCTGGCGGTCGATTTGGGATCGCGGGGCTCGGTCATTCCCATAACCCTGCCGGCCATGCACATCGATGACTTCATCAAGAAGCTCAAGGGGCCGAAACAGATGGGACACGGCTGA
- a CDS encoding archease, with product MSSEPGHPIPDTHTPRWEHFPHMADMGVRGYGTTLEEAFAHAAQALNAVICDPAQIDTATPVEIRCEAPDIESLLVDWLNALVYEMAVRQMVFGRFDVRIDGTALHATAWGDPVQRERHRPAVEVKGATYTELKVHRNENGLWIAQCIVDV from the coding sequence ATGAGCAGCGAACCCGGCCACCCGATACCCGATACGCATACGCCTCGCTGGGAACATTTTCCCCATATGGCCGACATGGGTGTGCGCGGCTACGGGACGACCCTCGAAGAAGCCTTTGCCCACGCCGCCCAGGCGCTGAATGCCGTGATCTGCGATCCCGCGCAAATCGACACGGCAACGCCGGTCGAAATCCGTTGTGAGGCGCCCGACATCGAATCCTTATTGGTCGACTGGCTGAATGCGCTCGTTTACGAAATGGCTGTCAGGCAGATGGTGTTCGGCCGGTTCGACGTGCGCATCGACGGTACCGCCCTGCACGCCACCGCCTGGGGCGACCCCGTCCAACGGGAACGCCACCGCCCGGCGGTGGAAGTCAAAGGCGCAACCTATACCGAACTGAAGGTCCATCGGAATGAAAACGGCCTTTGGATAGCGCAATGTATCGTGGATGTTTGA
- a CDS encoding RtcB family protein: MDINRLTRLSEFAWRIEPVDGMRVPVIIYADEILLGEMDEKVREQAVNVTMLPGIVGACYAMPDAHWGYGFPIGGVAAFAPEQGGVVSAGGVGFDISCGVRTLHTGLKREQIDPLKKTLADALYATVPVGVGSRGHIRLDHAQMEEMLRGGAEWAVRQGYGRSEDLERIEERGRMAGAEPEAVSVHAKERQRPEMGTLGSGNHYLEIQEVGEIYDAAIAASFGLASGDVMVTIHCGSRGLGHQIGTDYLKRMQAAAVQHGIVLPDRELACAPIDSPVGRDYLGAMCAAINCALANRQIITHLTRRVFAEILPDARLDLLYDVSHNTCKVEEHLVHGRKRQVYVHRKGATRAFGPGHPDLPKAFRESGQPVLIGGSMGTASYILAGTASGETLSFASACHGAGRAMSRHQAVRTWGGREVVDELAARGIIVRSPSWRGVAEEAPGAYKDVHDVVIAADRAGLARLVAQVTPMACIKG, encoded by the coding sequence ATGGATATCAATCGCCTGACGCGGCTATCCGAATTTGCCTGGCGCATCGAACCGGTGGACGGCATGCGGGTACCGGTCATCATCTATGCCGACGAAATTCTGCTCGGCGAGATGGATGAAAAAGTCAGAGAGCAGGCGGTTAACGTCACCATGCTCCCGGGCATCGTCGGCGCATGCTACGCCATGCCCGACGCGCACTGGGGCTACGGCTTCCCGATCGGCGGCGTGGCCGCGTTCGCCCCCGAACAGGGCGGGGTCGTTTCGGCCGGCGGCGTCGGCTTCGACATCTCTTGCGGGGTGAGAACCCTGCACACCGGACTCAAACGGGAACAGATCGACCCGCTCAAGAAAACCCTCGCCGATGCGCTGTACGCCACCGTACCGGTCGGCGTCGGCAGCCGCGGCCATATCCGGCTAGACCACGCGCAAATGGAAGAGATGCTGCGCGGCGGCGCCGAGTGGGCGGTTCGCCAAGGTTACGGGCGTTCCGAAGATCTCGAGCGAATCGAAGAGCGCGGCCGGATGGCGGGCGCTGAACCGGAAGCGGTATCGGTACACGCCAAGGAACGACAGCGGCCGGAAATGGGAACCCTGGGCTCCGGCAACCATTACCTCGAAATCCAGGAAGTCGGCGAAATCTACGATGCGGCCATCGCCGCGTCGTTCGGCCTGGCGAGCGGAGACGTGATGGTCACCATCCATTGCGGCTCGCGGGGCCTGGGCCATCAGATCGGAACCGATTATCTCAAGCGCATGCAGGCAGCCGCGGTGCAACACGGCATCGTCCTGCCCGACCGGGAACTGGCTTGCGCCCCGATCGACTCGCCGGTAGGCCGGGACTACCTCGGCGCGATGTGCGCCGCGATCAACTGCGCGCTGGCGAACCGGCAGATCATCACCCACCTGACCCGCAGGGTGTTCGCGGAAATCCTGCCGGATGCCCGGCTCGATCTGCTTTACGATGTTTCGCACAACACCTGTAAAGTGGAAGAACATCTGGTACACGGCCGAAAAAGGCAGGTCTACGTGCATCGCAAGGGCGCAACGCGCGCTTTCGGGCCGGGCCATCCCGATCTGCCGAAAGCATTTCGCGAGAGCGGACAGCCGGTCCTGATCGGCGGTTCCATGGGAACGGCGTCCTACATCCTGGCCGGCACCGCGAGCGGCGAAACCCTATCCTTCGCCTCCGCCTGCCACGGGGCCGGGCGCGCCATGAGCCGCCACCAGGCCGTGCGGACCTGGGGCGGACGGGAAGTGGTCGACGAACTCGCCGCACGCGGCATCATCGTACGCAGCCCGTCCTGGCGCGGAGTCGCCGAAGAAGCGCCGGGCGCCTACAAAGACGTCCACGACGTCGTGATAGCCGCCGATCGAGCCGGCCTCGCGCGCCTGGTCGCCCAGGTCACGCCCATGGCCTGCATCAAGGGATGA
- the acnA gene encoding aconitate hydratase AcnA — MKNSFNARSTLRVGDREYTIYRLDAVGDVGRLPYSLRVLLENLLRNEDGVTVTREDVEALAGWDPKNPPNREIAFSPARALLQDFTGVPALVDLAAMRDAMAELGGDPAMINPLIPVELVIDHSVQVDAFGTSEAFENNVEHDYHRNAERYAFLRWGQQAFDNFKVVPPNTGICHQVNLEYLARVVFSTDENPNLPRDAGLPIAYPDTCVGTDSHTPMVNGLGVLAWGVGGIEAEAVMLGQPVSMLVPEVIGFRLEGTLAPGVTATDLVLTIAEMLRKKGVVGKFVEFYGPGVASLKLEDRATIGNMSPEYGATCAIFPPDDQTLRYLRFTGRSEERIARVEAYLKEQGLFHDPNAPEPVFTDTLSLDLGAVRPSVAGPKRPQDRIGLSDLKRAFRETLPSLLPAGAQSAASQPTKHEPRIDHGSVVIAAITSCTNTSNPSVMIAAGLLAKKACDYGLARKPWVKTSLAPGSKVVTDYFRRAGLTPYLDRLGFQTVAYGCTTCIGNSGPLPPEISAQIRERGLVACSVLSGNRNFEGRINPEVRANFLMSPPLVVAFAIAGRIDWNPDQEPIGTGKDGNPVFLKDIWPTEEEIESTIRTAIRSDMYRASYGQVYDGDRRWKAMPIPSADRFAWDEDSTYVRRPPYFPGMREEAPKDVEDIRGARAIALLGDSITTDHISPAGSIQKDSPAGKYLIGHGVEPQDFNSYGSRRGNHEVMVRGTFANVRIKNRLAPGTEGGYATYFPENTAMTIYDAAVRYQQDGTPLCVLAGKEYGSGSSRDWAAKGPHLQGIRFVLAESYERIHRSNLVGMGILPLQFRDGENVESLGLSGRETFAVLGLGEAIATRFANGRDVTVEATDENGRTKAFGATIRIDTPQEVLYYLHGGILQYVLRQLLAGKNAGSVFDATPTASRPAPQTPPCEGMVDEGSKDSFPASDPPAY; from the coding sequence ATGAAAAACAGCTTCAACGCCCGCTCGACGCTCCGCGTCGGCGACCGCGAGTATACGATCTACCGGCTGGACGCCGTCGGCGACGTCGGCCGCCTGCCCTACAGCCTGCGCGTTCTGCTGGAAAATCTGCTGCGCAACGAGGACGGCGTCACCGTCACCCGCGAGGACGTCGAAGCCCTCGCCGGCTGGGATCCGAAAAATCCGCCCAATCGCGAAATCGCCTTCTCGCCCGCGCGCGCCCTGCTCCAGGATTTCACCGGCGTGCCGGCCCTCGTCGACCTGGCCGCCATGCGCGACGCCATGGCCGAGCTCGGCGGCGACCCGGCCATGATCAACCCCCTCATCCCGGTCGAACTGGTCATCGACCACTCGGTCCAGGTCGACGCCTTCGGCACATCCGAGGCGTTCGAAAACAACGTGGAGCACGATTACCACCGCAATGCCGAGCGCTACGCCTTCCTGCGCTGGGGCCAGCAGGCCTTCGACAATTTCAAGGTGGTGCCGCCCAACACCGGCATCTGCCACCAAGTGAATCTGGAATATCTGGCGCGCGTCGTCTTCTCCACCGACGAGAACCCCAACCTACCGCGCGATGCCGGACTTCCGATCGCCTATCCCGACACCTGCGTCGGCACCGACTCTCACACCCCCATGGTCAACGGCCTCGGCGTGCTCGCCTGGGGCGTGGGCGGCATCGAAGCCGAAGCGGTCATGCTGGGGCAGCCGGTTTCCATGCTCGTTCCGGAGGTCATCGGCTTTCGCCTCGAAGGCACCCTGGCGCCGGGCGTGACCGCCACCGACCTGGTGCTGACCATCGCCGAAATGCTCCGCAAGAAAGGCGTGGTCGGCAAATTCGTCGAATTCTACGGTCCCGGCGTCGCCTCCTTGAAACTGGAAGACCGCGCCACCATCGGCAACATGTCACCGGAATACGGCGCGACCTGCGCCATTTTCCCGCCCGACGACCAAACCCTTCGCTATCTCCGCTTCACCGGCCGCTCCGAGGAGCGGATCGCGCGGGTCGAGGCTTACCTGAAAGAACAGGGGCTCTTCCACGACCCGAACGCACCCGAGCCGGTCTTCACCGACACCCTGTCGCTGGATCTCGGCGCGGTGCGGCCCAGCGTCGCGGGCCCCAAGCGTCCGCAGGACCGCATCGGCCTCTCCGACCTGAAGCGGGCCTTCCGCGAAACCCTCCCGTCCCTGCTTCCGGCCGGAGCCCAATCCGCGGCGTCGCAACCGACGAAGCATGAGCCCCGCATCGATCACGGCTCGGTGGTCATCGCCGCCATCACCAGTTGCACCAACACGTCCAATCCTTCGGTCATGATCGCGGCGGGCCTTCTTGCCAAGAAGGCCTGCGACTACGGACTCGCCCGGAAACCCTGGGTGAAAACCTCGCTGGCGCCGGGCTCCAAAGTGGTGACGGACTACTTCCGCCGGGCCGGGCTGACGCCGTACCTGGACCGGCTGGGCTTTCAAACCGTCGCCTACGGCTGCACCACCTGCATCGGCAACTCCGGGCCGCTGCCGCCCGAGATTTCCGCACAGATCCGCGAGCGCGGACTGGTGGCTTGCTCGGTGCTTTCCGGAAACCGCAACTTCGAGGGACGGATCAACCCCGAAGTGCGCGCCAATTTCCTGATGTCGCCCCCTCTGGTCGTGGCCTTCGCCATCGCCGGCCGGATCGACTGGAACCCGGACCAGGAGCCCATCGGCACGGGCAAGGACGGCAATCCCGTGTTTCTCAAGGACATCTGGCCCACCGAGGAAGAGATCGAAAGCACCATCCGCACGGCCATCCGGTCCGACATGTACCGCGCGAGCTACGGGCAAGTTTATGATGGCGACCGGCGCTGGAAAGCCATGCCCATTCCTTCGGCGGACCGCTTCGCCTGGGATGAGGATTCCACCTACGTCCGCCGGCCGCCCTATTTCCCGGGAATGCGGGAGGAAGCGCCGAAAGACGTGGAAGACATCCGCGGCGCGAGGGCGATAGCCTTGCTCGGCGACTCGATCACGACCGATCATATCTCGCCGGCCGGGAGCATCCAGAAGGACTCGCCGGCCGGAAAATACCTGATCGGGCACGGCGTCGAACCGCAAGACTTCAACTCCTACGGCTCGCGGCGCGGCAATCACGAAGTCATGGTGCGCGGCACCTTCGCCAACGTGCGCATCAAGAACCGTCTCGCGCCCGGAACCGAAGGCGGCTACGCCACCTATTTCCCGGAAAACACCGCCATGACCATCTACGACGCGGCGGTGCGCTACCAGCAGGACGGCACGCCGCTCTGCGTCCTGGCCGGAAAGGAATACGGCTCGGGCTCCTCCCGCGACTGGGCGGCCAAGGGCCCCCATCTACAGGGGATTCGGTTCGTCCTTGCCGAGAGCTACGAGCGCATCCACCGATCCAACCTGGTCGGCATGGGCATCCTTCCGCTCCAGTTCCGGGACGGCGAGAACGTCGAATCGCTAGGCCTGAGCGGCCGCGAGACCTTCGCCGTGCTCGGACTCGGAGAGGCCATAGCCACCCGCTTCGCCAACGGCCGCGACGTGACCGTAGAGGCCACGGACGAAAACGGACGAACCAAAGCGTTCGGCGCGACGATCCGCATCGACACGCCGCAGGAGGTGCTGTATTACCTGCACGGCGGCATCCTCCAGTACGTCCTTCGCCAACTCCTGGCCGGCAAGAACGCCGGGTCCGTCTTCGACGCGACGCCCACCGCATCCCGGCCGGCACCGCAAACGCCGCCGTGCGAAGGCATGGTGGACGAAGGCTCCAAGGACTCCTTCCCGGCCAGCGACCCGCCGGCGTATTGA
- a CDS encoding PDDEXK family nuclease: MTPNLFGWSESVWRIIDQIGILFGVAMGVTWFGGLLFAMLKPDILRRWFLRNRFPNVGDDLAADERWDGLIFTVSKAELPILVLRRLRPEHIGLIASGQSQNHAETILREAEAMGIRSHGIVRVDNPDDPAETRECTRALLNRIRAAGSFHCAIDITGGKTPMSLGAFMAAEEAGVSTLYLASRYDDKLQKPHPLSARIHCISRPE; this comes from the coding sequence ATGACCCCCAATCTCTTCGGCTGGAGCGAATCCGTCTGGCGCATCATCGACCAGATCGGCATTCTTTTCGGGGTCGCCATGGGCGTGACCTGGTTCGGCGGACTCCTCTTCGCAATGCTCAAGCCCGACATCCTCAGGCGCTGGTTCTTACGCAACCGTTTTCCCAATGTCGGCGACGATCTCGCGGCGGACGAACGCTGGGACGGGCTGATCTTCACCGTCAGCAAGGCCGAACTACCGATCCTCGTCCTGCGGCGGCTCAGGCCGGAACACATTGGACTGATCGCCAGCGGACAGTCGCAAAACCATGCCGAGACCATCCTGCGAGAGGCCGAGGCGATGGGTATCAGGAGCCACGGCATCGTCCGGGTGGACAACCCCGACGACCCGGCGGAAACCCGCGAATGCACCCGAGCGCTGCTCAACCGGATACGGGCGGCAGGGAGCTTTCATTGCGCCATCGACATCACCGGCGGCAAGACGCCCATGAGCCTGGGCGCGTTCATGGCCGCCGAGGAAGCGGGAGTCAGCACGCTCTACCTGGCCTCCCGCTACGACGACAAGCTACAAAAGCCCCATCCCCTCAGCGCCCGCATCCACTGCATTTCCAGGCCGGAGTGA
- a CDS encoding Imm49 family immunity protein, whose product MSNTPEQQQIDHWLKVARDGLTQTEEDFKSGFYEAENISIESVHTGTAMLYASLARAKFLNGDPIAEVRAEFANAARHILKSFRMAYDETDPDYQGEKADWTEVSELMAIDGFNFALMAADFDLAAELAGWFRDRPDGVRMDIEVNRYAHALKSVVLDDLPQARGLLSAQIDAYAAKPSKRNDYRKNYFTLSTALSGIADTNEARFNEGLAAQLKIYQSYARGEARNTDEEFICDHAVALANLGLRRGLAVTAEHPTLPRGLLIQP is encoded by the coding sequence ATGAGCAACACACCGGAACAGCAGCAGATCGATCATTGGCTAAAGGTGGCAAGAGACGGACTGACGCAGACGGAGGAAGACTTCAAAAGCGGTTTCTACGAAGCGGAAAACATTTCAATCGAGAGTGTTCACACGGGCACGGCCATGCTTTATGCTTCCCTCGCCCGCGCCAAGTTCCTGAACGGCGACCCGATCGCCGAGGTCCGGGCCGAGTTCGCCAATGCCGCCCGCCACATCCTGAAAAGCTTCCGCATGGCCTACGACGAAACGGACCCCGATTATCAGGGGGAAAAAGCCGACTGGACCGAAGTGAGTGAATTGATGGCCATCGACGGCTTCAATTTCGCCCTGATGGCGGCCGACTTCGACCTGGCCGCCGAACTGGCCGGGTGGTTTCGCGACCGACCGGATGGCGTTCGAATGGACATCGAAGTCAACCGCTACGCCCACGCCCTCAAATCCGTCGTACTCGACGACCTGCCGCAGGCCCGCGGGCTGTTGTCGGCTCAGATCGATGCGTATGCGGCCAAGCCATCCAAGCGCAACGATTATCGCAAGAACTACTTCACCTTGAGCACGGCTCTATCCGGCATTGCGGACACGAACGAAGCCCGCTTCAACGAGGGACTGGCCGCGCAACTGAAAATCTATCAGAGTTACGCCCGCGGCGAGGCCCGGAACACCGACGAGGAATTCATCTGCGATCACGCCGTCGCCTTGGCCAATCTCGGCCTGCGCCGGGGACTCGCGGTCACGGCGGAACACCCTACCCTGCCCCGGGGCTTGCTGATCCAGCCCTAA
- the rpoD gene encoding RNA polymerase sigma factor RpoD, which translates to MPITTNQLMNHEHQQLQLEELIAKGKIQGYLTYSDISDHMPDEMLEPEQFEDIIGMIEDIGIDVYEEAPDAELISAPAAITEEDEEETAAVAAVLASPIDLEQKRTSDPVRIYMREMGAVDLLTREQELSIARRIEEGLDQAAHELVRCLPAMERFFKAFESIERGGVRLSDLISGFVSPMPQPETVELEEDSEAELAEETESGPDTGQLEEKLAEFAKRHETVLSTLREYGPKHEFTREAFDALAESFLEFKKTPQFFKELTGVLHAAAAEIREQERLIQNLCVQQSKMPRAEFIASFVGHETSPLWLQQQLEKQAPFAETLAAHAGRIEQAQNKLARIEQVHGLSIGEIKEMNRRVSIAENHAQQAKKEMVEANLRLVISIARKYTNRGLQFPDLIQEGNIGLMRAVDKFEYHRGYKFSTYATWWIRQAITRAIADQARTIRIPVHMIETINKLNRISRQLTQELGRDPTAEELGERMGLPEDKVRAILKVTREPVSMATPVGDEGDTHLGDLIEDPYAASPVESATTSGLRETTRKALAGLPEREAAVLRMRFGIDMSTDHTLEEVGRQFDITRERIRQIEVKALRKLRQSSGSEPLRSFLDLG; encoded by the coding sequence ATGCCTATTACGACAAACCAGTTGATGAATCACGAACACCAGCAACTTCAGCTCGAAGAGCTCATTGCCAAGGGGAAAATCCAAGGCTACCTGACCTATTCGGATATCAGCGACCATATGCCCGATGAGATGCTCGAACCGGAGCAGTTCGAAGATATCATCGGCATGATCGAGGATATCGGAATCGACGTGTACGAAGAAGCACCCGACGCCGAACTGATTTCCGCGCCGGCCGCCATTACCGAGGAAGACGAAGAAGAAACGGCCGCCGTCGCGGCGGTATTGGCTTCGCCCATCGATCTCGAACAAAAGCGGACGTCCGATCCGGTGCGCATCTACATGCGCGAGATGGGCGCCGTGGACCTGCTCACGCGAGAACAGGAATTGAGCATCGCCAGACGGATCGAAGAAGGCCTTGATCAGGCGGCACACGAATTGGTGCGCTGCCTGCCCGCAATGGAACGCTTTTTCAAGGCCTTCGAGTCCATTGAGCGGGGCGGCGTACGCCTGTCCGATCTGATCTCGGGTTTTGTCAGCCCGATGCCGCAGCCCGAAACGGTTGAGCTCGAGGAGGATTCCGAAGCCGAATTGGCCGAGGAAACCGAAAGCGGTCCGGATACCGGGCAACTAGAGGAAAAATTGGCGGAATTCGCCAAGCGCCACGAGACCGTGCTCAGTACCCTGCGAGAATACGGCCCGAAGCACGAATTCACTCGAGAGGCTTTCGACGCCCTGGCCGAGAGTTTCCTGGAATTCAAAAAGACGCCTCAGTTTTTCAAAGAACTGACCGGCGTATTACATGCCGCTGCCGCCGAAATTCGCGAGCAGGAAAGGCTGATCCAGAACCTCTGCGTGCAACAAAGCAAAATGCCGCGTGCGGAGTTCATCGCTTCTTTCGTCGGACACGAAACTTCTCCGCTCTGGCTGCAGCAACAGTTGGAAAAGCAAGCACCCTTCGCGGAAACCCTGGCGGCACACGCCGGAAGAATCGAACAGGCTCAAAACAAATTGGCTCGAATCGAGCAGGTCCATGGCCTATCGATCGGCGAAATCAAGGAAATGAACAGACGCGTCTCTATTGCCGAAAATCACGCGCAGCAGGCGAAAAAGGAAATGGTCGAAGCGAATCTGCGGCTGGTGATCTCCATTGCCAGAAAGTACACCAATCGGGGACTTCAATTTCCCGATCTGATCCAGGAAGGCAATATCGGCCTGATGAGGGCTGTGGACAAGTTCGAATACCACCGTGGATATAAGTTTTCCACCTACGCCACGTGGTGGATTCGCCAGGCGATCACCCGAGCCATCGCCGACCAGGCGCGGACCATTCGCATCCCGGTACACATGATAGAAACGATCAATAAGCTGAACCGGATTTCGCGTCAGCTGACCCAAGAGTTGGGACGCGACCCCACGGCGGAAGAGCTGGGAGAGCGTATGGGACTGCCCGAGGACAAGGTGCGCGCGATACTCAAAGTCACCCGGGAACCCGTTTCGATGGCAACCCCCGTCGGGGACGAAGGGGACACCCATCTCGGCGATCTCATCGAAGATCCGTATGCCGCCTCGCCTGTCGAGTCAGCGACGACTTCGGGTCTGCGCGAAACCACCCGGAAAGCCCTGGCCGGTCTGCCCGAACGGGAAGCGGCTGTCCTGCGCATGCGTTTCGGCATCGACATGAGCACCGACCATACCCTGGAGGAAGTCGGCAGACAGTTCGACATCACCCGCGAGCGCATCCGGCAGATCGAGGTAAAAGCGCTGCGCAAGCTTCGCCAATCCTCGGGATCGGAACCGCTGCGGAGTTTCCTCGATCTGGGCTGA
- a CDS encoding IS1595 family transposase: MSMNQVQFQKGLSLAEFLTQYGTEAQCEAALQALRWPDGFRCPACGEARHTVFKRNERTYWQCGHCRKQTTLTAGTLFEATKLPLTTWFLAMYLLTQAKNNVSALELMRHLGVCYRTAWLIKHKLIQVMAEREADRQLSGRVEIDDAYLGGERSGKRGRGSENKVAFVMAVQTTDDGRPLFVRIDPLPFTQQAIAEWAQRALAPSTYALTDGLSGFRSLQHVVARHECLILGSGRQSAQHPEFRWVNTLLSNLKTAISGTYHAFKFEKYAKRYLAEFQYRFNRRFDLKTLLRRLAHAAVFTPPRPEWQLRLAEVHR, encoded by the coding sequence ATGTCAATGAACCAAGTGCAATTTCAAAAGGGATTGTCGTTGGCCGAGTTTCTGACCCAATACGGCACCGAAGCACAGTGCGAAGCGGCCTTACAAGCTCTGCGGTGGCCGGACGGTTTCCGTTGCCCAGCCTGTGGCGAGGCACGGCATACGGTATTCAAACGAAATGAGCGAACCTACTGGCAATGCGGACACTGCCGAAAGCAAACGACGTTAACCGCCGGGACGCTCTTCGAAGCGACCAAGCTGCCGCTCACCACCTGGTTTCTGGCGATGTATCTCCTAACCCAGGCCAAGAACAATGTCTCAGCCTTGGAGTTGATGCGTCATCTCGGAGTGTGTTATCGCACCGCCTGGCTGATAAAGCACAAGTTGATCCAGGTGATGGCGGAGCGAGAGGCGGATCGGCAATTGAGCGGGCGGGTCGAGATCGATGATGCTTACCTGGGCGGTGAGCGCTCGGGGAAACGGGGACGAGGGTCGGAAAACAAAGTCGCCTTCGTGATGGCGGTGCAAACCACGGATGACGGACGTCCGTTATTTGTGCGTATCGATCCCCTGCCGTTCACCCAGCAGGCGATTGCGGAGTGGGCTCAACGCGCCTTAGCTCCGTCGACTTATGCACTCACCGATGGTTTGAGCGGGTTTCGGAGCTTGCAGCACGTCGTCGCTCGCCACGAATGCCTGATTCTGGGCTCTGGGCGGCAGTCGGCACAACATCCTGAGTTTCGTTGGGTTAACACGTTGTTGAGTAACCTGAAGACCGCGATTTCCGGTACCTATCACGCGTTCAAATTCGAGAAATACGCCAAGCGGTATCTGGCCGAGTTCCAATACCGTTTCAATCGGCGTTTCGATCTCAAAACGCTGCTTCGCCGGCTAGCGCACGCTGCCGTATTCACTCCACCTCGCCCCGAGTGGCAACTTCGCTTAGCTGAAGTTCATCGCTAA